The following coding sequences are from one Chelonoidis abingdonii isolate Lonesome George chromosome 4, CheloAbing_2.0, whole genome shotgun sequence window:
- the SMTNL1 gene encoding smoothelin-like protein 1 has translation MEEQEGAPRPTAEEPGATAKEAEGVAGTGAKEVARGGDGLGEKGRAGNSGSNAKGDIQAGRAGDSGSDAKGGGEASKAGDSGSDAKGSGEAGGAGDSGSYAKGGGEAGGAGDSGSDAKGGSEASRAGDSGNDAKGGGEASRAGDSGSDAKGSGEASRAEDAGRDAQGGGEAEGAGDSGRDAKGGGETEGAGDSGRDAKGGGEAGGAGDSGRDAKGDGEAEGAGDSGRDAKRDGEARGAGDSGAGAEERAEGGKRTGAEEREAVGGSGLEPQDGAGGAEPEMQEAEAERTNGAVAREGRGGSTSEEPLSPEMEGEEEEWGEPAPSSPDEGLASPTGDAAFGMETGASQPGSTSQGREAAHGGSTSTEGTAQQDNVQSPAPEGVAPPKEKPKRPALDRRELTRPRLAPRAQSRKALVEKFGGAASGPAPNIKKTGGANAIKNMLLEWCRAKTRGYEHVDIQNFSSSWSSGLAFCALIHKFFPDAFDYTALDPANRRENFALAFATAEKHADCASLLEVEDMVRMSVPDSKCVYTYVQELYRSLVDKGLVKTKKK, from the exons ATGGAGGAACAGGAAGGTGCACCCAGGCCGACAGCAGAGGAGCCCGGGGCCACAGCTAAGGAGGCTGAAGGGGTGGCTGGGACTGGAGCCAAGGAGGTGGCTCGGGGTGGGGAtgggctgggggagaaggggagagcagGGAATTCTGGGAGCAATGCTAAGGGGGACATtcaggctgggagagcaggggattcTGGGAGTGATGCTAAGGGGGGCGGTGAGGCCAGCAAAGCTGGGGATTCTGGGAGCGATGCAAAGGGAAGCGGtgaggctgggggagcaggggattcTGGGAGCTATGCTAAGGGaggcggtgaggctgggggagcaggggattcTGGGAGCGATGCTAAGGGAGGCAGTGAGGCCAGCAGAGCAGGGGATTCTGGGAACGATGCTAAGGGGGGCGGTGaggccagcagagctggggattcTGGGAGTGATGCAAAGGGAAGCGGTGAGGCAAGCAGAGCAGAGGATGCTGGGAGAgatgctcagggaggtggtgagGCCGAGGGAGCAGGGGATTCTGGGAGAGATGCTAAGGGGGGTGGTGAGACCGAGGGAGCAGGGGATTCTGGGAGAGATGCTAAGGGGGGTGGtgaggctgggggagcaggggattcTGGGAGAGATGCTAAGGGGGATGGTGAGGCCGAGGGAGCAGGGGATTCTGGGAGAGATGCTAAGAGGGATGGTGAGGCTAGGGGAGCAGGGGAttccggggctggggcagaggagagggcagagggTGGAAagaggactggggcagaggagagggaggcagtAGGTGGGTCTGGGCTTGAGCCCCAggatggggctggaggggctgagccagAGATGCAAGAGGCTGAAGCCGAGAGGACCAACGGTGCCGTGGCCAGAGAG GGGCGTGGTGGGAGCACCTCAGAGGAGCCGCTGTCCCCAGAGATGGAGggcgaggaggaggagtggggtgaACCTGCACCCAGCTCCCCAGACGAGGGGCTGGCCAGCCCCACAGGGGATGCTGCCTTTGGGATGGAGACTGGGGCCTCCCAGCCGG GAAGCACCTCCCAAGGCCGAGAAGCCGCTCATGGTGGCAGCACCAG CACTGAAGGGACAGCCCAGCAGGACAACGTGCAGAGCCCTGCACCTGAAGGAGTTGCACCCCCCAAGGAGAAGCCAAAGAGACCAGCGCTGGATCGGAGGGAGCTGACCCGACCCCGCCTGGCACCCAGGGCCCAGTCCCGCAAGGCTCTTGTGGAGAAATTTGGGGG GGCAGCCAGCGGCCCTGCCCCCAACATCAAGAAGACTGGAGGTGCCAATGCCATCAAGAACATGCTGCTGGAGTGGTGTCGTGCCAAGACGCGTGGCTATGAG CACGTGGACATCCAGaacttctcctccagctggagcaGCGGCTTGGCCTTCTGCGCCCTCATCCACAAGTTCTTCCCTGACGCCTTCGACTACACAGCCCTCGACCCGGCCAACCGCAGGGAGAACTTTGCCCTGGCTTTTGCCACTGCTGA GAAGCATGCCGACTGCGCCTCACTGCTGGAGGTGGAGGACATGGTGCGCATGAGCGTCCCGGACTCCAAGTGCGTCTACACCTACGTCCAGGAGCTGTACCGCAGCTTGGTGGACAAGGGGCTGGTGAAGACCAAGAAGAAATGA
- the SLC43A1 gene encoding large neutral amino acids transporter small subunit 3 isoform X1, with protein sequence MALTLQQAYRRRWWMACTAVLENLFFSAVLLGWGSLLIMLKHEGFYSNMCTGENGTNGSAPEHPLHHWPSCVEQEEMLNLGFTIGSFLLSAATLPLGVLMDRLGPRPLRLLGSFSFAVSCALMALAAYDPPVLSPLIFLGLSLNGFGGICLTFTSLTLPNMFGNLRSTFMALMIGSYASSAVTFPAVKLIYDAGVSFITIMLTWSGLACLIFLNCLVNWPKESFPAPEEANYTKKIKLSELALDHRVTGDRFYTHVTAVGQRLSQKGPCPQEGKELCTSTQDLCHGATIPAEYSIPFRRSVCSPIFLWSLITMGMTQLRIIFYMAAMNKMLEFQVTGGSQDVPEELMEQAEDTVEFYASIFGVMQLLCLITCPFIGYVMDWRMKDCVDGPLGTGATAAAGTGAEKSSARPRYRKIQKLTNAIRAFTFTNLLLVVFGVSCLIDNLPLQFLTFVLHTMVRGFFHSACGSLYAAVYPSSHFGTLTGLQSLISAVFALLQQPLFMVVVGPLAGDPFLVNFGLLIFSLLGFLLPFYLCYFRRTLLRDQLMLGQIPDLAEGAQVKLQDGVALNGMLSADDTAA encoded by the exons ATGGCATTGACGCTGCAGCAGGCGTACCGGCGGCGCTGGTGGATGGCGTGCACTGCCGTCCTGGAGAACCTCTTCTTCTCTGccgtgctgctgggctggggctccCTGCTCATCATGCTCAAGCACGAGGGCTTCTACTCCAACATGTGCACAG GTGAAAACGGGACCAACGGCTCGGCTCCGGAGCATCCCCTCCACCACTGGCCTAGCTGCGTGgagcaggaggagatgctgaacCTGGGCTTCACCATCGGGTCCTTCCTGCTGAGCGCCGCCACCCTACCCCTGGGGGTGCTCATGGACCGTCTGGGGCCCCGGCCCCTTCGCCTCCTTGGCAG TTTCAGCTTTGCTGTCTCCTGCGCTCTGATGGCCCTGGCTGCCTACGACCCCCCAG TTCTCTCCCCACTGATTTTCCTCGGCCTGTCCCTGAATGGCTTCGGGGGGATATGCCTGACATTCACCTCGCTGACG CTGCCCAACATGTTTGGGAACCTGCGCTCCACCTTCATGGCGCTGATGATTGGCTCCTACGCCTCCTCGGCCGTCACCTTCCCCGCAGTCAAG ctgatCTATGATGCCGGCGTCTCCTTCATCACCATAATGCTGACCTGGTCGGGCCTGGCCTGCCTCATCTTCCTCAATTGCCTGGTCAACTGGCCCAAGGAGTCCTTTCCGGCGCCAGAGGAGGCTAACTACAC GAAGAAGATCAAGCTGAGTGAGCTGGCTCTGGATCACAGGGTGACGGGCGATCGGTTCTACACCCATGTCACCGCCGTCGGGCAGCGCCTGAGCCAGAAGGGGCCATGCCCGCAGGAGGGCAAGGAGCTCTGCACATCCACGCAGGACCTGTGCCATGGGGCCACGATCCCTGCCGAGT actcaatccccttccGCCGCAGCGTCTGCTCCCCCATCTTCCTGTGGAGCCTGATCACCATGGGCATGACCCAGCTGCGCATCATCTTCTACATGGCAGCAATGAACAAGATGCTGGAGTTCCAGGTGACGGGCGGCAGCCAAGACG TGCCAGAGGAGCTGATGGAGCAGGCTGAGGACACAG TTGAGTTCTACGCCTCCATCTTCGGGGTCATGCAGCTGCTCTGCCTCATAACCTGCCCCTTCATTGGCTACGTGATGGACTGGCGCATGAAGGACTGTGTGGATGGGCCGCTGGGCACGGGCGCCACCGCGGCAGCTGG GACCGGGGCTGAGAAGTCATCTGCTAGGCCCCGCTACCGCAAGATCCAGAAGCTCACCAATGCCATCCGGGCCTTCACCTTcaccaaccttctgctggtggtctTCGGGGTCTCCTGCCTCATCGATAACCTACCTCTGCAG ttttTGACCTTTGTCCTTCACACCATGGTGCGAGGCTTTTTCCACTCCGCCTGTGGGAGTCTCTACGCTGCTGT GTACCCATCCAGTCACTTTGGCACTCTAACTGGCCTGCAGTCGCTGATCAGCGCCGTCTTTGCTCTGCTGCAGCAGCCGCTCTTCATGGTCGTGGTGGGGCCCCTGGCCGGCGACCCCTTCTTG gtCAATTTTGGCCTCCTGATCTTCTCTCTCctgggcttcctgctgcccttctACCTCTGCTACTTCCGGCGCACCCTGCTCCGGGACCAGCTGATGCTGGGACAGATCCCGGACCTGGCCGAGGGCGCCCAAGTCAAACTCCAGGATGGCGTGGCCCTCAATGGCATGCTGAGTGCTGACGACACTGCGGCATAG
- the UBE2L6 gene encoding ubiquitin/ISG15-conjugating enzyme E2 L6, with protein MAASRRVGKELDDLKRSGSRCLKDIEVDDTNVLLWKGLLVPDNPPYDKGAFRIEISFPAEYPFKPPKVTFKTKIYHPNVDEKGQVCLPIISAENWKPATKTDQVIQALIALVNKPEPGHPLRADLAEEFTRDYKRFLRNAEDHTRKFSEKRPCE; from the exons ATGGCGGCGAGCAGGAGAGTGGGCAAG GAGCTGGATGATTTGAAGAGATCTGGGTCCCGCTGCTTGAAGGACATTGAGGTGGACGACACTAATGTTCTCCTGTGGAAAGGGCTCCTAGTGCCG GACAATCCTCCCTACGACAAAGGCGCTTTCCGAATCGAGATCAGCTTCCCGGCCGAGTACCCCTTCAAGCCCCCCAAGGTCACCTTCAAAACTAAGATCTACCACCCCAACGTGGACGAGAAGGGGCAGGTCTGCCTGCCAATCATCAGTGCTGAGAACTGGAAACCCGCCACCAAGACAGATCAAG tGATCCAGGCTCTGATCGCGCTGGTAAACAAGCCGGAGCCAGGCCACCCGCTGCGTGCCGACCTGGCCGAGGAGTTCACCCGCGACTACAAGAGGTTCCTGCGCAACGCCGAGGATCATACCCGCAAATTCAGCGAGAAGCGGCCCTGCGAGTga
- the SLC43A1 gene encoding large neutral amino acids transporter small subunit 3 isoform X3, translating to MALTLQQAYRRRWWMACTAVLENLFFSAVLLGWGSLLIMLKHEGFYSNMCTGENGTNGSAPEHPLHHWPSCVEQEEMLNLGFTIGSFLLSAATLPLGVLMDRLGPRPLRLLGSFSFAVSCALMALAAYDPPVLSPLIFLGLSLNGFGGICLTFTSLTLPNMFGNLRSTFMALMIGSYASSAVTFPAVKLIYDAGVSFITIMLTWSGLACLIFLNCLVNWPKESFPAPEEANYTKKIKLSELALDHRVTGDRFYTHVTAVGQRLSQKGPCPQEGKELCTSTQDLCHGATIPAEYSIPFRRSVCSPIFLWSLITMGMTQLRIIFYMAAMNKMLEFQVTGGSQDVPEELMEQAEDTVEFYASIFGVMQLLCLITCPFIGYVMDWRMKDCVDGPLGTGATAAAGTGAEKSSARPRYRKIQKLTNAIRAFTFTNLLLVVFGVSCLIDNLPLQFLTFVLHTMVRGFFHSACGSLYAAVSILAS from the exons ATGGCATTGACGCTGCAGCAGGCGTACCGGCGGCGCTGGTGGATGGCGTGCACTGCCGTCCTGGAGAACCTCTTCTTCTCTGccgtgctgctgggctggggctccCTGCTCATCATGCTCAAGCACGAGGGCTTCTACTCCAACATGTGCACAG GTGAAAACGGGACCAACGGCTCGGCTCCGGAGCATCCCCTCCACCACTGGCCTAGCTGCGTGgagcaggaggagatgctgaacCTGGGCTTCACCATCGGGTCCTTCCTGCTGAGCGCCGCCACCCTACCCCTGGGGGTGCTCATGGACCGTCTGGGGCCCCGGCCCCTTCGCCTCCTTGGCAG TTTCAGCTTTGCTGTCTCCTGCGCTCTGATGGCCCTGGCTGCCTACGACCCCCCAG TTCTCTCCCCACTGATTTTCCTCGGCCTGTCCCTGAATGGCTTCGGGGGGATATGCCTGACATTCACCTCGCTGACG CTGCCCAACATGTTTGGGAACCTGCGCTCCACCTTCATGGCGCTGATGATTGGCTCCTACGCCTCCTCGGCCGTCACCTTCCCCGCAGTCAAG ctgatCTATGATGCCGGCGTCTCCTTCATCACCATAATGCTGACCTGGTCGGGCCTGGCCTGCCTCATCTTCCTCAATTGCCTGGTCAACTGGCCCAAGGAGTCCTTTCCGGCGCCAGAGGAGGCTAACTACAC GAAGAAGATCAAGCTGAGTGAGCTGGCTCTGGATCACAGGGTGACGGGCGATCGGTTCTACACCCATGTCACCGCCGTCGGGCAGCGCCTGAGCCAGAAGGGGCCATGCCCGCAGGAGGGCAAGGAGCTCTGCACATCCACGCAGGACCTGTGCCATGGGGCCACGATCCCTGCCGAGT actcaatccccttccGCCGCAGCGTCTGCTCCCCCATCTTCCTGTGGAGCCTGATCACCATGGGCATGACCCAGCTGCGCATCATCTTCTACATGGCAGCAATGAACAAGATGCTGGAGTTCCAGGTGACGGGCGGCAGCCAAGACG TGCCAGAGGAGCTGATGGAGCAGGCTGAGGACACAG TTGAGTTCTACGCCTCCATCTTCGGGGTCATGCAGCTGCTCTGCCTCATAACCTGCCCCTTCATTGGCTACGTGATGGACTGGCGCATGAAGGACTGTGTGGATGGGCCGCTGGGCACGGGCGCCACCGCGGCAGCTGG GACCGGGGCTGAGAAGTCATCTGCTAGGCCCCGCTACCGCAAGATCCAGAAGCTCACCAATGCCATCCGGGCCTTCACCTTcaccaaccttctgctggtggtctTCGGGGTCTCCTGCCTCATCGATAACCTACCTCTGCAG ttttTGACCTTTGTCCTTCACACCATGGTGCGAGGCTTTTTCCACTCCGCCTGTGGGAGTCTCTACGCTGCTGT gtCAATTTTGGCCTCCTGA
- the TIMM10 gene encoding mitochondrial import inner membrane translocase subunit Tim10, with protein MDPLRAQQLAAELEVEMMADMYNRMTNACHRKCVPPHYKEAELSKGESVCLDRCVSKYLDIHERMGKKLTELSMQDEELMKRMQQGAGPV; from the exons ATGGATCCGCTCAGGGCTCAGCAGTTGGCAGCCGAGCTGGAGGTGGAGATGATGGCTGACATGTACAACAG AATGACCAACGCCTGTCACCGGAAGTGCGTCCCTCCCCACTACAAGGAGGCAGAGCTCTCGAAGGGGGAGTCTGTGTGCCTGGACCGTTGCGTCTCTAAGTACCTGGACATCCACGAGCGCATGGGCAAGAAGCTGACAGAACTTTCCATGCAGGACGAGGAGCTGATGAAGAGAATGCAGCAGGGGGCGGGACCAGTGTAG
- the SLC43A1 gene encoding large neutral amino acids transporter small subunit 3 isoform X2 codes for MALTLQQAYRRRWWMACTAVLENLFFSAVLLGWGSLLIMLKHEGFYSNMCTGENGTNGSAPEHPLHHWPSCVEQEEMLNLGFTIGSFLLSAATLPLGVLMDRLGPRPLRLLGSFSFAVSCALMALAAYDPPVLSPLIFLGLSLNGFGGICLTFTSLTLPNMFGNLRSTFMALMIGSYASSAVTFPAVKLIYDAGVSFITIMLTWSGLACLIFLNCLVNWPKESFPAPEEANYTKKIKLSELALDHRVTGDRFYTHVTAVGQRLSQKGPCPQEGKELCTSTQDLCHGATIPAEYSIPFRRSVCSPIFLWSLITMGMTQLRIIFYMAAMNKMLEFQVTGGSQDVPEELMEQAEDTVEFYASIFGVMQLLCLITCPFIGYVMDWRMKDCVDGPLGTGATAAAGTGAEKSSARPRYRKIQKLTNAIRAFTFTNLLLVVFGVSCLIDNLPLQVPIQSLWHSNWPAVADQRRLCSAAAAALHGRGGAPGRRPLLGQFWPPDLLSPGLPAALLPLLLPAHPAPGPADAGTDPGPGRGRPSQTPGWRGPQWHAEC; via the exons ATGGCATTGACGCTGCAGCAGGCGTACCGGCGGCGCTGGTGGATGGCGTGCACTGCCGTCCTGGAGAACCTCTTCTTCTCTGccgtgctgctgggctggggctccCTGCTCATCATGCTCAAGCACGAGGGCTTCTACTCCAACATGTGCACAG GTGAAAACGGGACCAACGGCTCGGCTCCGGAGCATCCCCTCCACCACTGGCCTAGCTGCGTGgagcaggaggagatgctgaacCTGGGCTTCACCATCGGGTCCTTCCTGCTGAGCGCCGCCACCCTACCCCTGGGGGTGCTCATGGACCGTCTGGGGCCCCGGCCCCTTCGCCTCCTTGGCAG TTTCAGCTTTGCTGTCTCCTGCGCTCTGATGGCCCTGGCTGCCTACGACCCCCCAG TTCTCTCCCCACTGATTTTCCTCGGCCTGTCCCTGAATGGCTTCGGGGGGATATGCCTGACATTCACCTCGCTGACG CTGCCCAACATGTTTGGGAACCTGCGCTCCACCTTCATGGCGCTGATGATTGGCTCCTACGCCTCCTCGGCCGTCACCTTCCCCGCAGTCAAG ctgatCTATGATGCCGGCGTCTCCTTCATCACCATAATGCTGACCTGGTCGGGCCTGGCCTGCCTCATCTTCCTCAATTGCCTGGTCAACTGGCCCAAGGAGTCCTTTCCGGCGCCAGAGGAGGCTAACTACAC GAAGAAGATCAAGCTGAGTGAGCTGGCTCTGGATCACAGGGTGACGGGCGATCGGTTCTACACCCATGTCACCGCCGTCGGGCAGCGCCTGAGCCAGAAGGGGCCATGCCCGCAGGAGGGCAAGGAGCTCTGCACATCCACGCAGGACCTGTGCCATGGGGCCACGATCCCTGCCGAGT actcaatccccttccGCCGCAGCGTCTGCTCCCCCATCTTCCTGTGGAGCCTGATCACCATGGGCATGACCCAGCTGCGCATCATCTTCTACATGGCAGCAATGAACAAGATGCTGGAGTTCCAGGTGACGGGCGGCAGCCAAGACG TGCCAGAGGAGCTGATGGAGCAGGCTGAGGACACAG TTGAGTTCTACGCCTCCATCTTCGGGGTCATGCAGCTGCTCTGCCTCATAACCTGCCCCTTCATTGGCTACGTGATGGACTGGCGCATGAAGGACTGTGTGGATGGGCCGCTGGGCACGGGCGCCACCGCGGCAGCTGG GACCGGGGCTGAGAAGTCATCTGCTAGGCCCCGCTACCGCAAGATCCAGAAGCTCACCAATGCCATCCGGGCCTTCACCTTcaccaaccttctgctggtggtctTCGGGGTCTCCTGCCTCATCGATAACCTACCTCTGCAG GTACCCATCCAGTCACTTTGGCACTCTAACTGGCCTGCAGTCGCTGATCAGCGCCGTCTTTGCTCTGCTGCAGCAGCCGCTCTTCATGGTCGTGGTGGGGCCCCTGGCCGGCGACCCCTTCTTG gtCAATTTTGGCCTCCTGATCTTCTCTCTCctgggcttcctgctgcccttctACCTCTGCTACTTCCGGCGCACCCTGCTCCGGGACCAGCTGATGCTGGGACAGATCCCGGACCTGGCCGAGGGCGCCCAAGTCAAACTCCAGGATGGCGTGGCCCTCAATGGCATGCTGAGTGCTGA